A region of Vitis riparia cultivar Riparia Gloire de Montpellier isolate 1030 chromosome 1, EGFV_Vit.rip_1.0, whole genome shotgun sequence DNA encodes the following proteins:
- the LOC117920238 gene encoding polyvinylalcohol dehydrogenase-like, producing MELTQSQHNHSGAIVILLLVFCGFTVMDIVDAVWFNHGGDLSNSRSRSIEEPLINPLLISKLRLKWKFFTGDDTTATPAVAHGVVYFPSWNGYLYAVNAFSGALVWRQHLGELTGLSPAGVVVNVTVSRTAPVIAGHLLIIGIYGPAVVVAINRFSGALVWSTVLDTRPRSQITTSGTPYLGGFYVGVSSLEVTLPAEQCCTFRGSMAKLDIQTGAVLWRTYTIPDNGGKLGGYSGAAIWGSSPAIDTKRNLVYIGTGNLYNAPAEVQQCQASRNNQTIPSQPDQCIAPDVHFDSILALELDSGKIRWFRQFGGYDVFYFVCLVPNNPACPTGPNLDADFGEAPMLLTIFPNGTRRDVVVALAGPGGLEGGGVWGAATDGKRVYTNIVNNAGVRFRLAPSNQTTTFGAWVALDANTGEIVWSTANPSNETAHGPVTVTNGVVFAGSVAPSGPFYAMDAETGTIIWTYNTNATVYGGASVSYGCVYLGHGYSVSLARFHPTWTRGNSVFAFCTV from the exons ATGGAGCTCACTCAGAGTCAGCACAATCACTCTGGAGCTATTGTCATCCTTCTCTTGGTATTTTGTGGATTTACTGTCATGGATATTGTTGATGCAGTT TGGTTCAACCATGGAGGCGACTTGAGTAACAGCAGATCACGCTCCATCGAAGAACCCTTGATCAACCCCCTGCTTATTTCCAAATTGAGATTGAAATGGAAGTTTTTCACTGGAGATGACACAACAGCAACGCCTGCAGTGGCTCATGGTGTTGTCTACTTTCCTTCATGGAATGGATATTTGTATGCAGTGAATGCATTCAGTGGTGCTCTTGTATGGAGGCAGCATCTAGGGGAGCTCACAGGGCTGAGTCCAGCAGGGGTTGTGGTGAATGTAACTGTGTCAAGAACGGCACCTGTAATAGCTGGTCATCTCCTTATCATAGGAATATATGGCCCTGCAGTGGTTGTTGCCATCAATCGGTTTAGCGGGGCACTTGTGTGGTCCACTGTTCTGGATACACGTCCTAGATCTCAAATCACCACGTCTGGAACCCCCTACTTAGG GGGTTTCTATGTAGGTGTATCATCACTTGAGGTAACTCTACCAGCTGAACAGTGTTGCACTTTCCGGGGTAGCATGGCGAAGCTAGACATCCAAACTGGAGCCGTCTTATGGCGAACCTATACAATTCCGGACAACGGTGGCAAACTGGGGGGTTATTCGGGAGCTGCTATATGGGGCAGCAGCCCTGCAATTGACACAAAGAGAAATCTTGTTTACATTGGAACTGGGAACCTGTACAATGCTCCAGCTGAGGTGCAACAATGTCAAGCCAGTCGGAATAATCAAACAATACCCTCTCAACCCGACCAATGCATCGCTCCAGATGTCCACTTCGACTCCATTCTGGCCTTGGAGTTAGACTCTGGAAAAATCAGATGGTTCCGACAATTTGGAGGCTACgatgtattttattttgtttgcctGGTGCCGAATAACCCAGCTTGTCCGACTGGGCCTAACTTGGATGCGGACTTTGGAGAAGCTCCAATGCTGCTCACCATATTTCCAAATGGCACCAGGCGTGACGTTGTGGTTGCT CTGGCAGGGCCCGGTGGTCTGGAAGGAGGAGGAGTGTGGGGTGCAGCCACAGACGGGAAAAGGGTGTACACAAACATCGTGAATAACGCAGGAGTGAGGTTCAGGCTGGCACCCTCCAACCAAACCACGACGTTCGGAGCATGGGTAGCATTGGATGCAAATACAGGAGAAATTGTATGGTCAACAGCCAACCCCAGCAATGAAACTGCCCATGGCCCAGTGACGGTGACTAATGGAGTGGTTTTTGCTGGGTCAGTGGCCCCTTCAGGCCCATTCTACGCAATGGACGCAGAAACAGGGACTATTATATGGACATATAACACCAATGCCACCGTGTACGGTGGCGCATCAGTGAGCTACGGTTGTGTTTACTTGGGCCATGGCTATTCAGTGAGTTTAGCCAGGTTCCACCCGACGTGGACTCGAGGAAATTCTGTCTTCGCATTCTGCACTGTGTGA
- the LOC117920232 gene encoding polyvinylalcohol dehydrogenase-like — protein sequence MHHTLTHVTQLDVCPPRRRRGPRRRRVLPPSAPSQPIHTETWQIAQIDSTEMSLYHRRPQRKRKTPSCVNAFNGALVWRRHLGELTGLSPTGIVVNVTVSRTTPAVADDLIVIVIYGPAVVVAVNRLKGTLVWSTVLDPRPRSQITMSGTPYSGDFYVGVSSLEEALPPEQCCTFRGSMAKLDIGTGEVLWRTYMIPDNGGQIGGYSGAALWGRSPAIDIKRGLVYIGTGNLYSAPAEVLECQARRNNQTTPSQPDQCIDDPNVHFDSILALELDTGKIRWFCRFEEYDVNYFACLVPNNPACPPGPNLDADFGEAPMLLTIFSNGTKRDVVFAVQKSGYAWALDRDSGDIVWWLDQVVWKEEECGVQLQTEKGCTQI from the exons ATGCATCATACTCTTACACATGTTACACAGCTAGATGTATGTCCACCTAGGAGACGTCGTGGTCCACGTAGACGTCGAGTCTTGCCTCCATCAGCTCCATCTCAACCTATACATACTGAGACATGGCAGATTGCACAGATAGATTCCACAGAGATGTCTCTTTATCATAGGCGTCCgcagagaaagaggaagacccCATCATGTG TGAATGCATTTAACGGTGCTCTTGTATGGAGGAGGCATCTAGGGGAGCTCACAGGGCTTAGTCCAACAGGGATTGTAGTGAATGTAACTGTGTCAAGAACCACACCTGCAGTAGCTGATGATCTTATCGTTATAGTAATCTATGGCCCGGCAGTGGTTGTTGCTGTCAACCGATTAAAGGGGACGCTCGTGTGGTCCACCGTGCTAGATCCACGTCCCAGATCTCAAATCACCATGTCTGGAACACCTTACTCCGG GGATTTCTACGTTGGCGTATCATCACTAGAGGAAGCCCTACCTCCTGAACAATGTTGCACTTTCCGGGGTAGCATGGCCAAACTAGACATTGGAACTGGAGAGGTACTCTGGCGAACTTATATGATTCCAGATAATGGTGGCCAAATAGGAGGCTACTCAGGAGCTGCTTTGTGGGGCAGAAGCCCTGCCATTGACATTAAGAGAGGTCTTGTTTATATTGGAACTGGAAACCTGTACAGTGCTCCAGCTGAGGTGCTAGAGTGTCAAGCCAGGCGAAATAATCAAACAACCCCCTCTCAACCTGATCAGTGCATCGACGATCCAAATGTTCACTTCGATTCCATTCTGGCCTTGGAATTAGACACGGGAAAAATCAGATGGTTTTGCAGATTCGAGGAGTATGACGTCAACTATTTTGCATGCCTAGTGCCTAATAACCCAGCCTGTCCTCCTGGACCTAACTTGGACGCTGACTTCGGAGAAGCTCCAATGCTGCTTACTATATTTTCAAACGGCACAAAACGTGATGTCGTTTTTGCTGTCCAGAAAAGCGGTTATGCGTGGGCTCTAGATCGCGACTCTGGTGATATAGTTTG GTGGCTGGACCAGGTGGTCTGGAAGGAGGAGGAGTGTGGGGTGCAGCTACAGACGGAAAAAGGGTGTACACAAATATAG